Proteins encoded together in one Thermococcus sp. window:
- a CDS encoding isoaspartyl peptidase/L-asparaginase family protein: MVAIIVHGGAGTIKKEERIPKVIAGVREAVLAGWRELKRGSALDAVEEAVKALEDNPLFNAGTGSVLTLDGRVEMDAAIMRGKTLDAGAVAGIWGVKNPISVARKVMEKTDHVLLIGEGAVKFARLLGFEEYDPITEERLKQWKELRKKLLEKGETKHWKKLNELIKEYPEVLRSTVGAVAFDGDEVVAGTSTGGVFLKMFGRVGDTPIIGGGTYANEVAGASCTGLGEVAIKLALAKSATDFVRLGMDAQTASDAAISLATKYFGKDTMGIIMVDSRGNVGFAKNTKHMSYAFMKDGMDEPEAGV, from the coding sequence ATGGTCGCGATAATAGTCCATGGTGGCGCCGGGACTATCAAAAAGGAGGAGAGAATACCCAAGGTTATAGCCGGTGTTAGGGAGGCTGTTCTTGCCGGCTGGCGCGAGCTTAAGAGGGGCTCAGCTCTAGATGCCGTTGAGGAGGCTGTAAAAGCCCTCGAGGACAACCCGCTCTTCAACGCAGGAACAGGGAGTGTTCTAACTCTTGACGGAAGGGTCGAGATGGACGCGGCAATAATGCGCGGGAAAACTTTAGATGCTGGTGCAGTTGCCGGAATCTGGGGGGTTAAAAATCCGATAAGCGTTGCCAGAAAGGTAATGGAGAAGACTGACCACGTTCTCCTAATCGGTGAAGGTGCCGTAAAATTCGCGAGGCTTCTTGGTTTCGAGGAGTACGACCCCATAACAGAGGAGAGGCTGAAGCAGTGGAAGGAGCTCAGGAAAAAACTCCTTGAGAAGGGCGAAACCAAGCACTGGAAGAAGCTCAACGAGTTGATAAAGGAGTATCCCGAGGTTCTGAGGAGCACGGTTGGAGCTGTTGCTTTCGACGGTGATGAAGTCGTTGCGGGAACCTCAACGGGCGGGGTTTTCCTCAAGATGTTCGGTCGCGTTGGTGATACCCCAATAATCGGTGGGGGAACGTACGCCAACGAAGTTGCCGGGGCTTCCTGCACGGGTCTCGGAGAGGTTGCCATAAAGTTGGCTTTGGCGAAGAGCGCCACCGACTTTGTAAGGCTCGGCATGGACGCACAGACGGCCAGCGATGCCGCGATAAGCCTCGCGACCAAGTACTTCGGGAAGGACACTATGGGCATAATCATGGTTGATTCCCGCGGAAACGTCGGCTTCGCGAAGAATACAAAGCACATGAGCTACGCCTTCATGAAGGACGGCATGGACGAGCCGGAGGCTGGTGTTTAG
- a CDS encoding indolepyruvate oxidoreductase subunit beta — protein MEFNLIITGVGGQGSLTLSRIIGNAAMVEGYNVRIGETLGMSQRYGSVLSYLRFGEEVYSPLIEEGKANLMLALEPAEALRNARFLGKKSVAIINAYPIHTATTLVGKERYPELEEIRDAIGKICSVHMANFQREADKINPRTLGVLMLGYAHGKGLVPLRRESLLEGIKLTLREKLWEMNFKALERGEELAKE, from the coding sequence ATGGAGTTCAACCTTATCATCACCGGTGTCGGTGGCCAGGGCAGTTTGACCCTCTCCAGGATAATCGGGAACGCGGCTATGGTCGAGGGTTACAACGTTAGGATAGGTGAGACCCTTGGAATGAGCCAGCGCTACGGTAGCGTTCTGAGCTATCTGCGCTTCGGTGAGGAGGTTTATTCGCCCCTCATCGAGGAGGGCAAGGCCAACCTCATGTTGGCACTCGAGCCGGCCGAGGCTTTGAGGAACGCCCGCTTTTTAGGAAAGAAGAGCGTGGCGATAATCAACGCCTATCCAATCCACACTGCAACCACTTTGGTCGGCAAGGAGCGCTATCCCGAGCTCGAGGAGATAAGGGACGCTATAGGAAAAATCTGCTCGGTTCACATGGCCAACTTCCAGAGGGAAGCTGATAAGATAAACCCCCGTACTTTGGGCGTTCTGATGCTCGGCTACGCCCACGGTAAGGGCCTAGTTCCTCTGAGGCGCGAGTCCCTGCTTGAGGGCATAAAGCTCACCCTCCGCGAGAAGCTCTGGGAGATGAACTTTAAAGCTCTAGAGCGCGGTGAGGAGCTGGCTAAGGAGTAA
- a CDS encoding MFS transporter, with product MRNVWLLNFSTFFFFLGISVVTPVVSPFLVSLRAEPFLVGLIAGITSFLSLVSKPIGGAFGDKGYRFHALVGGNLLGLFAGVLYVVSALSSNVYLFAFARAIHGFSMGLFFPSSLSTAVDLAPEGRVGETLGWRGMMFSLGNIVGPAIGGYASDAIGFSGAFALTALFSAVGALFALVAWKEAGDIAKPREHEKASYRELLRVSFVSASLTLFLFSVSYAGVTTYLPALYKSLSLPQSLFGYYMMVIGLFSFMTRVIGGKSADRKGPVPVITLGLILLLAGYVLLNVYLFPPMAYLSACLIGAGFGLAVPAMQLMALGSLPKRIRTMGSGIYTMFFDLGMLAGQVSLGYVAQLKGYYGVFPLLPLILGAGFITLYAPALWGKLNAR from the coding sequence ATGAGGAACGTCTGGCTTTTGAACTTTTCAACGTTCTTTTTCTTCCTCGGGATAAGTGTGGTTACCCCCGTTGTTTCTCCATTTCTCGTCAGCTTAAGGGCCGAGCCATTCCTCGTGGGCCTTATCGCTGGAATAACCTCTTTCCTCTCTCTGGTTTCAAAGCCCATAGGCGGTGCCTTTGGGGATAAAGGTTATCGATTTCATGCCCTCGTTGGGGGCAATTTACTCGGTCTTTTCGCAGGGGTTCTCTACGTGGTCTCTGCATTAAGCTCCAACGTTTACCTCTTCGCCTTCGCGAGGGCAATCCACGGCTTTTCGATGGGCCTGTTCTTTCCTTCCAGCCTCTCAACGGCGGTGGATTTAGCTCCTGAAGGCAGGGTCGGAGAAACACTCGGCTGGCGTGGGATGATGTTCTCCCTGGGGAATATAGTTGGTCCCGCCATAGGTGGCTACGCCTCCGATGCCATAGGTTTCTCGGGGGCCTTTGCTCTTACTGCCCTGTTCTCGGCGGTTGGAGCTCTCTTTGCCCTCGTGGCATGGAAGGAAGCAGGAGATATAGCTAAACCGAGGGAGCACGAGAAGGCCAGCTACCGCGAGCTACTCAGGGTTTCCTTCGTTTCGGCATCGCTGACGCTCTTTCTCTTCTCCGTTAGTTACGCGGGTGTTACAACATATCTGCCGGCGCTCTACAAGTCCCTCTCGCTTCCCCAGAGCCTCTTCGGTTACTACATGATGGTAATAGGGCTTTTCTCCTTTATGACGCGGGTTATCGGCGGTAAAAGCGCCGACAGGAAGGGACCCGTTCCAGTGATAACCCTTGGACTAATCCTCCTCCTTGCAGGCTACGTGCTCCTCAACGTTTACCTGTTCCCGCCTATGGCCTATCTGAGTGCGTGTCTCATAGGGGCTGGTTTTGGTCTGGCCGTTCCTGCCATGCAACTTATGGCCCTCGGAAGTCTTCCAAAGAGGATACGGACGATGGGTTCGGGAATATACACGATGTTCTTCGACCTTGGAATGCTGGCAGGCCAGGTGAGCCTCGGCTACGTCGCCCAGCTTAAGGGCTACTACGGTGTTTTCCCGCTCCTGCCACTCATTTTGGGGGCTGGTTTTATAACCCTCTATGCTCCAGCTTTGTGGGGGAAGCTGAATGCTCGTTAG
- a CDS encoding class I SAM-dependent methyltransferase, with amino-acid sequence MTFEEYYSAFKAYSDIYSDEYKRRIESLEPLLVKFMKEKGKVLDLGCGAGGFSFLLEDLGFEVIGVDNSDYMLSLAQSFAKEKGSRVEFVKGDARNLPFEDSSFDYVLFIDNLVHFEPLELGKAFREIARVLKPGGKLFLQFTDLRELLPVLMNGQVVGAEYWISKVLPDKDEKTVLIEFQSEDKSFRVRFNVWGKTAVELLAKLYFKKIAEEKINEHSYFQVYVPKK; translated from the coding sequence ATGACGTTCGAGGAGTACTACTCGGCATTCAAGGCATACAGCGACATATACTCCGACGAATACAAAAGGAGAATCGAAAGCCTGGAGCCACTCCTTGTAAAGTTTATGAAAGAAAAGGGCAAAGTTCTCGACCTCGGATGTGGGGCGGGGGGATTTTCCTTCCTCCTCGAGGACCTTGGGTTCGAAGTTATTGGAGTTGACAACAGCGATTACATGCTGTCCCTTGCACAGAGCTTCGCAAAGGAGAAGGGCTCAAGGGTCGAGTTCGTTAAAGGTGATGCCAGGAATTTGCCCTTCGAGGACAGCTCCTTCGACTACGTCCTCTTCATTGACAACCTCGTGCACTTCGAGCCTTTGGAACTCGGGAAGGCCTTTCGAGAGATCGCCAGAGTTCTGAAACCCGGAGGAAAGCTATTCCTCCAGTTCACGGACCTTAGGGAACTTCTCCCTGTTCTAATGAACGGACAGGTTGTCGGTGCCGAGTACTGGATTAGCAAGGTTCTACCGGACAAAGACGAGAAAACCGTTCTCATAGAGTTTCAGAGTGAGGATAAATCCTTCCGCGTCAGGTTCAACGTCTGGGGAAAAACAGCAGTTGAACTTCTGGCAAAGCTCTACTTCAAAAAGATTGCCGAGGAAAAAATAAACGAGCACAGCTACTTTCAGGTCTATGTGCCAAAAAAATAG
- a CDS encoding MFS transporter has product MFSEYGRDAKILIGANAVGQTFLWFSFFLLPFYLRALGYNMRAIGAFFSTQTIVGGIFFLLAGPISLRLGYRKTLLLSAFLGLTGRLLQVLAINSLVLFLGFLLVGMNMGLRQPNYNAYLSELVPEERRHEAFSKSFGLGTLFNSLGVLLAGFLPGYLTGLSLAEETAYRITFSLSLLQFVFVIPALLMVRDVVVRERKIRWEKTLVLKILKFSLPSALIGLGAGITIPFMSLYFKLRFGETLQAISWIFFFQQLAMGLGSFGLPELVKKYGPVKVITAFQGTATFLLVVFPSIETFALAGAVYVLRAILMNIIWPINSSFMMGFFRTEEKATANGIQQAFSTFMRGVGNSIGGTLFAVSLAYPFYATALLYASATALFYAFFIKHNGEKR; this is encoded by the coding sequence ATGTTCTCTGAATACGGTAGGGACGCGAAAATCCTCATAGGGGCAAACGCAGTTGGCCAGACATTTCTGTGGTTCTCCTTTTTTCTCCTGCCCTTTTACCTTAGAGCTCTCGGTTATAACATGCGAGCAATAGGAGCATTTTTCTCAACACAAACAATTGTGGGCGGTATATTTTTCCTCCTTGCAGGGCCGATATCTCTCCGTCTCGGCTACAGAAAAACCCTCCTCCTGAGCGCGTTTCTAGGCTTAACAGGGAGGCTCCTCCAGGTGCTGGCCATAAATTCCCTCGTTCTCTTCCTGGGCTTCCTCCTCGTTGGGATGAACATGGGACTAAGGCAACCTAACTACAACGCCTACCTGAGCGAGCTCGTTCCCGAGGAGAGGAGACACGAGGCCTTTTCCAAGAGCTTTGGACTCGGAACCCTCTTCAACTCATTGGGGGTTCTCCTCGCGGGTTTTCTGCCGGGCTATCTTACGGGCCTGTCCCTCGCCGAGGAAACCGCGTACAGAATAACGTTTTCCCTCTCGCTCCTCCAGTTCGTCTTCGTTATTCCCGCCCTGCTTATGGTCAGGGACGTCGTTGTAAGGGAAAGAAAGATTAGGTGGGAAAAGACCCTCGTTCTCAAAATCCTCAAGTTCTCCCTGCCGAGCGCACTCATAGGCCTCGGCGCGGGAATAACGATACCCTTTATGAGCCTCTACTTCAAGCTCCGCTTTGGAGAAACCCTCCAAGCAATAAGCTGGATTTTCTTCTTCCAGCAGTTGGCCATGGGGCTCGGCTCCTTTGGATTGCCCGAGCTCGTCAAGAAATACGGGCCCGTAAAGGTCATAACAGCATTCCAGGGGACGGCCACCTTCCTCCTCGTGGTGTTTCCATCAATAGAGACCTTCGCTTTAGCGGGAGCGGTTTACGTCCTCAGGGCAATACTCATGAACATAATCTGGCCCATAAACAGCTCCTTCATGATGGGGTTCTTCAGAACCGAGGAAAAGGCCACGGCCAACGGAATCCAGCAGGCGTTTTCGACGTTTATGAGGGGAGTAGGAAACTCAATAGGCGGAACGCTCTTCGCCGTTTCCTTAGCTTATCCCTTCTACGCCACCGCGCTCCTCTATGCCTCTGCAACGGCACTCTTTTACGCCTTCTTCATCAAACACAATGGGGAGAAAAGATAG
- a CDS encoding phosphate uptake regulator PhoU: MEFRKIQFTGRSSYIISLPKKWVREHGLKQGDTIPLVINPDGSITIFPSEPKEVSEKKVLALSKEFSPDMAIRLVISAYIQGYDVLEIQLNEDMPIYKVKIRKVLQSLPGVEIILDEPTRIVAKSLLDEDEVNLAELLRRIRSIVVSMLGDLELLIRGEDGEIKRDINDLENELDRFYFLIIRTVNRLLSKHTVTEESGIVKRTFDLMGILFIARDIERIGDHIIRIAENPSEIDVPYLREKFEAMVTQIERRDLKEIDRLMLEIRATIKATDYRQSIAKESFRRILEYIENIGETIINMSLS, encoded by the coding sequence ATGGAGTTCAGGAAAATACAGTTCACGGGGCGAAGCTCATACATAATTTCCCTCCCCAAAAAGTGGGTTAGGGAGCATGGCCTAAAGCAGGGGGACACGATACCACTGGTTATAAATCCTGACGGGAGCATAACTATATTCCCAAGCGAGCCAAAGGAAGTGAGTGAGAAGAAAGTTCTAGCCCTCTCAAAGGAGTTTTCACCGGACATGGCTATCAGGCTTGTAATCTCTGCTTACATTCAGGGCTACGACGTTCTTGAGATTCAACTAAATGAAGACATGCCGATTTACAAGGTAAAAATCAGGAAGGTTCTCCAGAGTCTTCCGGGCGTTGAGATAATCCTTGACGAGCCGACCAGGATAGTCGCCAAGAGTTTGCTTGATGAGGACGAAGTAAACCTCGCTGAGCTCCTCAGGAGAATTCGCTCCATCGTCGTTTCGATGCTCGGCGACCTCGAGCTTCTCATTAGGGGAGAAGACGGCGAGATAAAACGGGACATAAACGACCTAGAAAACGAGCTCGACCGCTTTTACTTCCTGATAATAAGAACCGTCAACAGGCTTCTAAGCAAGCACACCGTTACTGAAGAGAGCGGAATCGTGAAGAGAACCTTTGACCTCATGGGAATCCTGTTCATTGCCCGGGACATCGAGAGGATAGGCGACCACATCATTCGAATCGCCGAGAATCCCAGTGAAATCGACGTTCCATATCTTAGGGAAAAGTTTGAGGCCATGGTAACCCAGATTGAGAGGCGCGATCTCAAGGAGATAGACAGGCTCATGCTTGAAATCCGCGCCACGATTAAGGCCACCGACTACAGGCAGTCGATAGCGAAGGAGAGCTTCAGGAGAATCCTTGAGTACATCGAGAACATCGGAGAGACGATAATAAACATGTCCCTCAGCTGA
- a CDS encoding radical SAM protein, protein MLVRVSYGTAIAMGLIRARLMARPTTAYLMTYWPGKCSNDCAFCAQARTSKANLDRLSRVTWPAFELEEVVKALPNGHFGRICLQTIDYPGMLDDVFALLEAFRPLKLPVSISITPVDSETLGRFKSLGVDYVGVGLDVASERLFKTLKPDFDWREMWDFAERIVDVLGSGRAFVHVIVGLGETDRELIETFERAYSTGADVSLFAFTPLKGTRLENLSPPSLERYRRIQLARWLVENGLVDRILLEGNEIVGFDLDNLNVPPSVFSTHGCPACNRPYYNERPRREPYNFPFPPEKGYVEETLTRLGSRRPR, encoded by the coding sequence ATGCTCGTTAGGGTCTCCTACGGAACCGCGATAGCGATGGGACTAATCAGGGCCAGGCTCATGGCCAGGCCAACGACCGCTTATCTCATGACGTACTGGCCCGGTAAGTGCTCCAACGACTGCGCCTTCTGCGCCCAGGCAAGGACGAGCAAAGCTAACCTTGACAGGCTTTCCCGCGTGACGTGGCCGGCCTTTGAGCTTGAGGAAGTGGTTAAAGCCCTCCCTAACGGCCACTTCGGAAGGATATGCCTCCAGACCATAGACTATCCGGGCATGCTCGACGACGTTTTTGCCCTTCTCGAGGCTTTCAGACCCCTTAAACTTCCCGTTTCAATCTCAATAACGCCCGTTGATTCTGAAACGCTGGGGCGTTTCAAATCCTTGGGCGTTGACTACGTTGGCGTCGGCCTCGACGTGGCGAGCGAGAGGCTTTTCAAAACACTCAAGCCCGATTTTGACTGGCGAGAGATGTGGGATTTCGCCGAGAGAATCGTTGATGTCCTCGGTTCTGGAAGGGCCTTCGTCCACGTTATAGTCGGCCTCGGAGAAACCGACAGAGAGCTAATCGAGACGTTTGAGAGGGCCTATTCTACAGGAGCAGACGTTTCTCTCTTCGCGTTCACTCCCCTTAAGGGAACGAGGCTTGAGAACCTTTCACCACCGAGCCTTGAGCGCTACAGGAGGATTCAACTTGCAAGGTGGCTGGTGGAGAACGGCCTGGTGGACAGAATACTCCTTGAGGGCAATGAAATAGTCGGCTTTGACCTTGATAACCTCAATGTTCCGCCGTCTGTTTTCTCTACCCACGGCTGTCCGGCATGTAACAGGCCATACTACAACGAGAGGCCGAGAAGAGAGCCCTACAACTTCCCGTTTCCGCCGGAAAAAGGGTATGTGGAGGAAACCCTTACTCGATTAGGCTCTCGAAGACCTCGTTGA